One Ornithorhynchus anatinus isolate Pmale09 chromosome 2, mOrnAna1.pri.v4, whole genome shotgun sequence DNA segment encodes these proteins:
- the GLYR1 gene encoding putative oxidoreductase GLYR1 isoform X1: MAAGTLRLGDLVWGKLGRYPPWPGKIVNPPKDLKKPRGKKCFFVKFFGTEDHAWIKVEQLKPYHPHKEEMIKINKGKRFQQAVDAVEEFLRKAKGKDQASSHSSAEEKNRHGTSEDRSRPAAGEEKRRAGTAEGKVKKSPGEGKRRVSSGSSERGSRSPLKRAQEQSPRKRGRPPKDEKDLTVPESSTVKGLAAGSVAGFKWPPSVVSEPGKGSDPHFHHFLLSQTEKPAVCYQAITKKLKVCEEETGSTSIQAADSTAVNGSITPTDKKIGFLGLGLMGSGIVSNLLKMGHTVTVWSRTAEKGQWRRRDREEAVGLHETGGECDLFIQEGARLGRTPAEVVSTCDITFACVSDPKAAKDLVLGPSGVLQGIRPGKCYVDMSTVDADTVTELAQVIVSRGGRFLEAPVSGNQQLSNDGLLVILAAGDRGLYEDCSSCFQAMGKTSFFLGEVGNAAKMMLIVNMVQGSFMATIAEGLTLAQVTGQSQQTLLDILNQGQLASIFLDQKCQNILQGNFKPDFYLKYIQKDLRLAIALGDSVNHPTPMAAAANEVYKRAKALDQSDNDMSAVYRAYIH, from the exons ATGGCGGCCGGGACTCTGCGCCTCGGAGACCTGGTGTG GGGGAAGCTGGGACGGTACCCGCCGTGGCCAGGAAAG ATTGTTAATCCCCCCAAAGACCTCAAGAAACCCCGTGGGAAGAAGTGCTTCTTTGTGAAGTTTTTTGGAACGGAAGATCA TGCTTGGATCAAGGTGGAGCAGCTGAAGCCCTATCATCCCCACAAGGAGGAGATGATCAAGATCAACAAGGGCAAGCGTTTCCAGCAGGCCGTTGACGCTGTGGAGGAGTTCCTCCGGAAGGCCAAGGGCAAAGACCAG GCGTCGTCTCACAGCTCCGCCGAGGAGAAGAACCGGCACGGCACGAGCGAGGACAGGAGCAGGCCGGCCGCGGGCGAAGAGAAGCGTCGGGCCGGCACGGCCGAGGGCAAGGTGAAGAAGAGCCCGGGTGAGGGGAAGCGGAGGGTCTCGTCGGGCTCCTCGGAGCGGGGGTCCCGGTCCCCCCTGAAGCGGGCCCAGGAGCAGAGCCCCCGAAAGCGAGGCCGGCCTCCGAAGGACGAGAAG gacCTCACAGTCCCTGAGTCCAGCACGGTGAAGGGGCTGGCGGCTGGGAGCGTGGCTGGGTTTAAATGGCCACCCAGTGTTGTCAGCGAG CCCGGGAAAGGCAGCGACCCCCACTTTCATCACTTCCTGCTCAGCCAGACCGAGAAG CCAGCGGTCTGCTACCAGGCAATCACCAAGAAACTCAAAGTATGCGAAGAG GAGACGGGCTCCACGTCCATCCAGGCAGCGGACAGCACCGCCGTCAACGGCAGCATCACCCCCACCGACAAAAA GATAGGATTTTTGGGCCTGGGCCTCATGGGAAGTGGCATCGTCTCCAACTTGCTAAAGATGGGCCACACGGTGACCGTCTGGAGTCGGACTGCGGAGAAA GgccagtggaggaggagagacagagaggaggcggTGGGTCTGCACGAGACTGGTGGAGAG TGTGATTTGTTCATCCAGGAGGGGGCCCGCCTGGGCCGAACCCCCGCCGAGGTGGTCTCCACCTGTGACATCACCTTCGCCTGCGTTTCGGACCCGAAGGCGGCCAAGGAC CTGGTGTTGGGCCCCAGCGGGGTACTGCAGGGAATCCGCCCGGGCAAGTGCTACGTGGACATGTCCACCGTGGACGCCGACACGGTCACGGAGTTGGCTCAG GTGATCGTGTCCAGGGGGGGCCGCTTCCTGGAAGCTCCCGTGTCCGGGAACCAGCAGCTATCCAACGACGGCCTGCTGGTCATCCTCGCCGCCGGGGACCGGGGCCTCTACGAGGACTGTAGTAGCTGCTTCCAAGCCATGGGCAAGACCTCCTTCTTCCTAG GCGAGGTCGGCAACGCCGCCAAGATGATGCTGATCGTCAACATGGTCCAGGGGAGCTTCATGGCCACCATCGCGGAAGGGCTCACCTTGGCCCAGGTGACGGGCCAGTCCCAGCAGACGCTGCTCGACATCCTCAACCAGGGCCAGCTCGCCAGCATCTTCCTGGACCAGAAGTGCCAAA ACATCCTCCAAGGAAACTTCAAGCCTGACTTCTACCTGAAATACATCCAGAAGGACCTGCGGCTAGCCATCGCGCTCGGCGACTCGGTCAACCACCCCACGCCTATGGCTGCCGCCGCCAATGAG gTGTACAAGCGGGCCAAGGCACTGGACCAGTCTGACAACGACATGTCGGCCGTGTACCGGGCCTACATCCACTGA
- the GLYR1 gene encoding putative oxidoreductase GLYR1 isoform X4: protein MAAGTLRLGDLVWGKLGRYPPWPGKIVNPPKDLKKPRGKKCFFVKFFGTEDHAWIKVEQLKPYHPHKEEMIKINKGKRFQQAVDAVEEFLRKAKGKDQASSHSSAEEKNRHGTSEDRSRPAAGEEKRRAGTAEGKVKKSPGEGKRRVSSGSSERGSRSPLKRAQEQSPRKRGRPPKDEKDLTVPESSTVKGLAAGSVAGFKWPPSVVSEPGKGSDPHFHHFLLSQTEKPAVCYQAITKKLKVCEEETGSTSIQAADSTAVNGSITPTDKKIGFLGLGLMGSGIVSNLLKMGHTVTVWSRTAEKEGARLGRTPAEVVSTCDITFACVSDPKAAKDLVLGPSGVLQGIRPGKCYVDMSTVDADTVTELAQVIVSRGGRFLEAPVSGNQQLSNDGLLVILAAGDRGLYEDCSSCFQAMGKTSFFLGEVGNAAKMMLIVNMVQGSFMATIAEGLTLAQVTGQSQQTLLDILNQGQLASIFLDQKCQNILQGNFKPDFYLKYIQKDLRLAIALGDSVNHPTPMAAAANEVYKRAKALDQSDNDMSAVYRAYIH, encoded by the exons ATGGCGGCCGGGACTCTGCGCCTCGGAGACCTGGTGTG GGGGAAGCTGGGACGGTACCCGCCGTGGCCAGGAAAG ATTGTTAATCCCCCCAAAGACCTCAAGAAACCCCGTGGGAAGAAGTGCTTCTTTGTGAAGTTTTTTGGAACGGAAGATCA TGCTTGGATCAAGGTGGAGCAGCTGAAGCCCTATCATCCCCACAAGGAGGAGATGATCAAGATCAACAAGGGCAAGCGTTTCCAGCAGGCCGTTGACGCTGTGGAGGAGTTCCTCCGGAAGGCCAAGGGCAAAGACCAG GCGTCGTCTCACAGCTCCGCCGAGGAGAAGAACCGGCACGGCACGAGCGAGGACAGGAGCAGGCCGGCCGCGGGCGAAGAGAAGCGTCGGGCCGGCACGGCCGAGGGCAAGGTGAAGAAGAGCCCGGGTGAGGGGAAGCGGAGGGTCTCGTCGGGCTCCTCGGAGCGGGGGTCCCGGTCCCCCCTGAAGCGGGCCCAGGAGCAGAGCCCCCGAAAGCGAGGCCGGCCTCCGAAGGACGAGAAG gacCTCACAGTCCCTGAGTCCAGCACGGTGAAGGGGCTGGCGGCTGGGAGCGTGGCTGGGTTTAAATGGCCACCCAGTGTTGTCAGCGAG CCCGGGAAAGGCAGCGACCCCCACTTTCATCACTTCCTGCTCAGCCAGACCGAGAAG CCAGCGGTCTGCTACCAGGCAATCACCAAGAAACTCAAAGTATGCGAAGAG GAGACGGGCTCCACGTCCATCCAGGCAGCGGACAGCACCGCCGTCAACGGCAGCATCACCCCCACCGACAAAAA GATAGGATTTTTGGGCCTGGGCCTCATGGGAAGTGGCATCGTCTCCAACTTGCTAAAGATGGGCCACACGGTGACCGTCTGGAGTCGGACTGCGGAGAAA GAGGGGGCCCGCCTGGGCCGAACCCCCGCCGAGGTGGTCTCCACCTGTGACATCACCTTCGCCTGCGTTTCGGACCCGAAGGCGGCCAAGGAC CTGGTGTTGGGCCCCAGCGGGGTACTGCAGGGAATCCGCCCGGGCAAGTGCTACGTGGACATGTCCACCGTGGACGCCGACACGGTCACGGAGTTGGCTCAG GTGATCGTGTCCAGGGGGGGCCGCTTCCTGGAAGCTCCCGTGTCCGGGAACCAGCAGCTATCCAACGACGGCCTGCTGGTCATCCTCGCCGCCGGGGACCGGGGCCTCTACGAGGACTGTAGTAGCTGCTTCCAAGCCATGGGCAAGACCTCCTTCTTCCTAG GCGAGGTCGGCAACGCCGCCAAGATGATGCTGATCGTCAACATGGTCCAGGGGAGCTTCATGGCCACCATCGCGGAAGGGCTCACCTTGGCCCAGGTGACGGGCCAGTCCCAGCAGACGCTGCTCGACATCCTCAACCAGGGCCAGCTCGCCAGCATCTTCCTGGACCAGAAGTGCCAAA ACATCCTCCAAGGAAACTTCAAGCCTGACTTCTACCTGAAATACATCCAGAAGGACCTGCGGCTAGCCATCGCGCTCGGCGACTCGGTCAACCACCCCACGCCTATGGCTGCCGCCGCCAATGAG gTGTACAAGCGGGCCAAGGCACTGGACCAGTCTGACAACGACATGTCGGCCGTGTACCGGGCCTACATCCACTGA
- the GLYR1 gene encoding putative oxidoreductase GLYR1 isoform X3, which translates to MAAGTLRLGDLVWGKLGRYPPWPGKIVNPPKDLKKPRGKKCFFVKFFGTEDHAWIKVEQLKPYHPHKEEMIKINKGKRFQQAVDAVEEFLRKAKGKDQASSHSSAEEKNRHGTSEDRSRPAAGEEKRRAGTAEGKVKKSPGEGKRRVSSGSSERGSRSPLKRAQEQSPRKRGRPPKDEKDLTVPESSTVKGLAAGSVAGFKWPPSVVSEPGKGSDPHFHHFLLSQTEKPAVCYQAITKKLKVCEEETGSTSIQAADSTAVNGSITPTDKKIGFLGLGLMGSGIVSNLLKMGHTVTVWSRTAEKCDLFIQEGARLGRTPAEVVSTCDITFACVSDPKAAKDLVLGPSGVLQGIRPGKCYVDMSTVDADTVTELAQVIVSRGGRFLEAPVSGNQQLSNDGLLVILAAGDRGLYEDCSSCFQAMGKTSFFLGEVGNAAKMMLIVNMVQGSFMATIAEGLTLAQVTGQSQQTLLDILNQGQLASIFLDQKCQNILQGNFKPDFYLKYIQKDLRLAIALGDSVNHPTPMAAAANEVYKRAKALDQSDNDMSAVYRAYIH; encoded by the exons ATGGCGGCCGGGACTCTGCGCCTCGGAGACCTGGTGTG GGGGAAGCTGGGACGGTACCCGCCGTGGCCAGGAAAG ATTGTTAATCCCCCCAAAGACCTCAAGAAACCCCGTGGGAAGAAGTGCTTCTTTGTGAAGTTTTTTGGAACGGAAGATCA TGCTTGGATCAAGGTGGAGCAGCTGAAGCCCTATCATCCCCACAAGGAGGAGATGATCAAGATCAACAAGGGCAAGCGTTTCCAGCAGGCCGTTGACGCTGTGGAGGAGTTCCTCCGGAAGGCCAAGGGCAAAGACCAG GCGTCGTCTCACAGCTCCGCCGAGGAGAAGAACCGGCACGGCACGAGCGAGGACAGGAGCAGGCCGGCCGCGGGCGAAGAGAAGCGTCGGGCCGGCACGGCCGAGGGCAAGGTGAAGAAGAGCCCGGGTGAGGGGAAGCGGAGGGTCTCGTCGGGCTCCTCGGAGCGGGGGTCCCGGTCCCCCCTGAAGCGGGCCCAGGAGCAGAGCCCCCGAAAGCGAGGCCGGCCTCCGAAGGACGAGAAG gacCTCACAGTCCCTGAGTCCAGCACGGTGAAGGGGCTGGCGGCTGGGAGCGTGGCTGGGTTTAAATGGCCACCCAGTGTTGTCAGCGAG CCCGGGAAAGGCAGCGACCCCCACTTTCATCACTTCCTGCTCAGCCAGACCGAGAAG CCAGCGGTCTGCTACCAGGCAATCACCAAGAAACTCAAAGTATGCGAAGAG GAGACGGGCTCCACGTCCATCCAGGCAGCGGACAGCACCGCCGTCAACGGCAGCATCACCCCCACCGACAAAAA GATAGGATTTTTGGGCCTGGGCCTCATGGGAAGTGGCATCGTCTCCAACTTGCTAAAGATGGGCCACACGGTGACCGTCTGGAGTCGGACTGCGGAGAAA TGTGATTTGTTCATCCAGGAGGGGGCCCGCCTGGGCCGAACCCCCGCCGAGGTGGTCTCCACCTGTGACATCACCTTCGCCTGCGTTTCGGACCCGAAGGCGGCCAAGGAC CTGGTGTTGGGCCCCAGCGGGGTACTGCAGGGAATCCGCCCGGGCAAGTGCTACGTGGACATGTCCACCGTGGACGCCGACACGGTCACGGAGTTGGCTCAG GTGATCGTGTCCAGGGGGGGCCGCTTCCTGGAAGCTCCCGTGTCCGGGAACCAGCAGCTATCCAACGACGGCCTGCTGGTCATCCTCGCCGCCGGGGACCGGGGCCTCTACGAGGACTGTAGTAGCTGCTTCCAAGCCATGGGCAAGACCTCCTTCTTCCTAG GCGAGGTCGGCAACGCCGCCAAGATGATGCTGATCGTCAACATGGTCCAGGGGAGCTTCATGGCCACCATCGCGGAAGGGCTCACCTTGGCCCAGGTGACGGGCCAGTCCCAGCAGACGCTGCTCGACATCCTCAACCAGGGCCAGCTCGCCAGCATCTTCCTGGACCAGAAGTGCCAAA ACATCCTCCAAGGAAACTTCAAGCCTGACTTCTACCTGAAATACATCCAGAAGGACCTGCGGCTAGCCATCGCGCTCGGCGACTCGGTCAACCACCCCACGCCTATGGCTGCCGCCGCCAATGAG gTGTACAAGCGGGCCAAGGCACTGGACCAGTCTGACAACGACATGTCGGCCGTGTACCGGGCCTACATCCACTGA
- the SMIM22 gene encoding small integral membrane protein 22 codes for MAEELREEAEELLDHLRRKQPFQSDWDTAAFVVIFAFIGTVLLLTALAFLHCCCCCSCCCLGPTGATRHRAQRAKVGVDNLGMIP; via the exons ATGGCCGAGGAGCTgcgggaggaggccgaggagctCCTGGACCACCTGCGCCGCAAGCAGCCCTTCCAGTCCGACTGGGACACGGCCGCCTTCGTCGTCATCTTCGCCTTCATCG GCACGGTGCTGCTCCTGACCGCGCTGGCGTTCctgcactgctgctgctgctgctcctgctgctgcctcgGCCCCACGGGGGCCACCCGCCACCGCGCCCAG AGGGCAAAGGTCGGTGTGGACAACCTGGGCATGATCCCTTAG
- the ROGDI gene encoding protein rogdi homolog, with protein MAATAMAATAAERAVLEQEFRWLLQDEVHAVLRQLQDILQEASHRFTLPGAGAEGPVKQENFILGSCATDQVKGVLTLQGDALSQADVNLKMPRSNQLQHFTFREDKQWKLQQIQDARNHVSQAIYLLANRDHCYQFRTGAEVLKLMDAVMLQLTRARNRLTTPATLTLPEIASSGLTRMFAPALPADLLVNFYINLNKLCLTVYQLHALQPNSTKNFRPAGGAVLHNPGAMFEWGGQRLEVSHVHKAECVVPWLNDALVFFTVSLQLCQQLKDKISVFSSYWSYRPF; from the exons aTGGCGGCCACGGCCATGGCGGCCACGGCGGCCGAGCGAGCCGTGctg GAGCAGGAGTTCCGCTGGCTGCTGCAGGACGAGGTGCACGCCGTGCTGCGCCAGCTGCAGGACATCCTCCAG GAGGCCTCGCACCGGTTCACTCTGCCTGGGGCCGGCGCGGAAGGACCGGTCAAGCAGGAGAACTTCATTTTGGGCAGCTGCGC CACTGACCAAGTGAAAGGAGTTCTCACTCTGCAAGGGGACGCTCTGAGCCAGGCG GATGTGAATTTGAAGATGCCTAGGAGCAATCAGCTGCAGCACTTTACGTTCCGAGAAGACAAGCAGTGGAAGTTGCAGCAG ATCCAGGATGCCAGAAACCACGTGAGCCAAGCCATTTACCTCTTGGCCAACCGGGATCACTGCTACCAATTCAGAACCGGAGCTGAGGTCCTCAAG CTGATGGATGCTGTGATGCTGCAGCTCACCAGAGCCCGCAATCGGCTTACCACCCCGGCCACCCTGACCCTTCCGGAGATCGCCTCCAGTGGCCTGACG AGGATGTTTGCGCCAGCCCTGCCTGCAGACTTGTTGGTGAACTTCTACATCAACCTCAATAAGCTGTGTCTGACCGTCTATCAGCTCCACGCCCTGCAGCCCAACTCCACCAAG AACTTCCGTCCCGCAGGAGGGGCCGTGCTGCACAACCCCGGGGCCATGTT cGAGTGGGGCGGGCAGCGGCTGGAGGTGAGCCACGTGCACAAGGCGGAGTGTGTGGTGCCCTGGCTCAACGACGCCCTTGTCTTCTTCACCGTCTCCCTGCAGCTGTGCCAGCAGCTCAAGGACAAG ATCTCTGTCTTCTCCAGCTACTGGAGCTACCGGCCCTTCTGA
- the GLYR1 gene encoding putative oxidoreductase GLYR1 isoform X2 — translation MAAGTLRLGDLVWGKLGRYPPWPGKIVNPPKDLKKPRGKKCFFVKFFGTEDHAWIKVEQLKPYHPHKEEMIKINKGKRFQQAVDAVEEFLRKAKGKDQASSHSSAEEKNRHGTSEDRSRPAAGEEKRRAGTAEGKVKKSPGEGKRRVSSGSSERGSRSPLKRAQEQSPRKRGRPPKDEKDLTVPESSTVKGLAAGSVAGFKWPPSVVSEPGKGSDPHFHHFLLSQTEKPAVCYQAITKKLKVCEEETGSTSIQAADSTAVNGSITPTDKKIGFLGLGLMGSGIVSNLLKMGHTVTVWSRTAEKGQWRRRDREEAVGLHETGGEEGARLGRTPAEVVSTCDITFACVSDPKAAKDLVLGPSGVLQGIRPGKCYVDMSTVDADTVTELAQVIVSRGGRFLEAPVSGNQQLSNDGLLVILAAGDRGLYEDCSSCFQAMGKTSFFLGEVGNAAKMMLIVNMVQGSFMATIAEGLTLAQVTGQSQQTLLDILNQGQLASIFLDQKCQNILQGNFKPDFYLKYIQKDLRLAIALGDSVNHPTPMAAAANEVYKRAKALDQSDNDMSAVYRAYIH, via the exons ATGGCGGCCGGGACTCTGCGCCTCGGAGACCTGGTGTG GGGGAAGCTGGGACGGTACCCGCCGTGGCCAGGAAAG ATTGTTAATCCCCCCAAAGACCTCAAGAAACCCCGTGGGAAGAAGTGCTTCTTTGTGAAGTTTTTTGGAACGGAAGATCA TGCTTGGATCAAGGTGGAGCAGCTGAAGCCCTATCATCCCCACAAGGAGGAGATGATCAAGATCAACAAGGGCAAGCGTTTCCAGCAGGCCGTTGACGCTGTGGAGGAGTTCCTCCGGAAGGCCAAGGGCAAAGACCAG GCGTCGTCTCACAGCTCCGCCGAGGAGAAGAACCGGCACGGCACGAGCGAGGACAGGAGCAGGCCGGCCGCGGGCGAAGAGAAGCGTCGGGCCGGCACGGCCGAGGGCAAGGTGAAGAAGAGCCCGGGTGAGGGGAAGCGGAGGGTCTCGTCGGGCTCCTCGGAGCGGGGGTCCCGGTCCCCCCTGAAGCGGGCCCAGGAGCAGAGCCCCCGAAAGCGAGGCCGGCCTCCGAAGGACGAGAAG gacCTCACAGTCCCTGAGTCCAGCACGGTGAAGGGGCTGGCGGCTGGGAGCGTGGCTGGGTTTAAATGGCCACCCAGTGTTGTCAGCGAG CCCGGGAAAGGCAGCGACCCCCACTTTCATCACTTCCTGCTCAGCCAGACCGAGAAG CCAGCGGTCTGCTACCAGGCAATCACCAAGAAACTCAAAGTATGCGAAGAG GAGACGGGCTCCACGTCCATCCAGGCAGCGGACAGCACCGCCGTCAACGGCAGCATCACCCCCACCGACAAAAA GATAGGATTTTTGGGCCTGGGCCTCATGGGAAGTGGCATCGTCTCCAACTTGCTAAAGATGGGCCACACGGTGACCGTCTGGAGTCGGACTGCGGAGAAA GgccagtggaggaggagagacagagaggaggcggTGGGTCTGCACGAGACTGGTGGAGAG GAGGGGGCCCGCCTGGGCCGAACCCCCGCCGAGGTGGTCTCCACCTGTGACATCACCTTCGCCTGCGTTTCGGACCCGAAGGCGGCCAAGGAC CTGGTGTTGGGCCCCAGCGGGGTACTGCAGGGAATCCGCCCGGGCAAGTGCTACGTGGACATGTCCACCGTGGACGCCGACACGGTCACGGAGTTGGCTCAG GTGATCGTGTCCAGGGGGGGCCGCTTCCTGGAAGCTCCCGTGTCCGGGAACCAGCAGCTATCCAACGACGGCCTGCTGGTCATCCTCGCCGCCGGGGACCGGGGCCTCTACGAGGACTGTAGTAGCTGCTTCCAAGCCATGGGCAAGACCTCCTTCTTCCTAG GCGAGGTCGGCAACGCCGCCAAGATGATGCTGATCGTCAACATGGTCCAGGGGAGCTTCATGGCCACCATCGCGGAAGGGCTCACCTTGGCCCAGGTGACGGGCCAGTCCCAGCAGACGCTGCTCGACATCCTCAACCAGGGCCAGCTCGCCAGCATCTTCCTGGACCAGAAGTGCCAAA ACATCCTCCAAGGAAACTTCAAGCCTGACTTCTACCTGAAATACATCCAGAAGGACCTGCGGCTAGCCATCGCGCTCGGCGACTCGGTCAACCACCCCACGCCTATGGCTGCCGCCGCCAATGAG gTGTACAAGCGGGCCAAGGCACTGGACCAGTCTGACAACGACATGTCGGCCGTGTACCGGGCCTACATCCACTGA